One genomic region from Mytilus trossulus isolate FHL-02 chromosome 9, PNRI_Mtr1.1.1.hap1, whole genome shotgun sequence encodes:
- the LOC134685496 gene encoding histone H3: MARTKQTARKSTGGKAPRKQLATKAARKSAPATGGVKKPHRYRPGTVALREIRRYQKSTELLIRKLPFQRLVREIAQDFKTDLRFQSSAVMALQEASEAYLVGLFEDTNLCAIHAKRVTIMPKDIQLARRIRGERA, from the coding sequence ATGGCTCGTACAAAGCAGACCGCCCGTAAATCCACTGGAGGAAAAGCTCCAAGAAAACAACTTGCCACCAAGGCCGCCCGTAAGAGCGCACCTGCCACTGGTGGAGTAAAGAAGCCACATAGATACAGGCCAGGAACAGTCGCTCTTCGTGAGATCAGAAGATACCagaaaagtactgaactcctcATCAGGAAACTCCCCTTCCAGAGATTAGTTCGTGAAATTGCTCAAGACTTCAAGACTGATCTACGTTTCCAGAGCTCTGCCGTTATGGCCCTCCAGGAAGCCAGTGAAGCTTACCTCGTTGGTCTTTTCGAGGACACCAACTTGTGTGCAATCCACGCCAAGAGAGTCACCATCATGCCCAAAGACATCCAGTTGGCTCGCAGAATCCGTGGAGAACGTGCTTAA
- the LOC134685503 gene encoding histone H2A, which yields MSGRGKGGKAKAKAKSRSSRAGLQFPVGRIHRLLRKGNYAERVGAGAPVYLAAVLEYLAAEVLELAGNAARDNKKSRIIPRHLQLAIRNDEELNKLLSGVTIAQGGVLPNIQAVLLPKKTQKAAK from the coding sequence atgtcaggACGAGGAAAAGGAGGAAAAGCAAAAGCAAAGGCAAAGTCTAGGTCATCCCGTGCCGGACTTCAGTTCCCAGTAGGTCGTATCCACAGACTTTTGAGGAAAGGAAACTACGCCGAGAGAGTTGGTGCCGGAGCACCAGTCTACCTTGCCGCTGTCTTGGAATACTTAGCAGCTGAGGTTTTGGAGTTGGCAGGAAATGCTGCCCGTGACAACAAGAAGAGCAGAATCATCCCCCGTCATCTCCAGTTGGCCATCAGAAACGACGAAGAATTGAACAAACTTCTCTCTGGTGTAACCATTGCACAAGGTGGTGTTTTACCAAACATCCAGGCTGTACTTCTGCCAAAGAAGACACAGAAAGCTGCCAAGTAA
- the LOC134684512 gene encoding histone H2B-like, with protein MPPKVGTKGAKKAVTKAKTARPGGDKKRRRKRRESYAIYIYKVLRQVHPDTGVSSKAMSIMNSFVNDIFERIAAEASRLAHYNKRSTITSREIQTAVRLLLPGELAKHAVSEGTKAVTKYTSSK; from the coding sequence ATGCCACCAAAAGTTGGAACCAAAGGAGCCAAAAAGGCCGTAACAAAGGCAAAGACTGCCAGACCCGGCGGTGACAAGAAAAGGAGGAGGAAGAGGAGAGAATCCTATGCCATCTACATCTACAAAGTCTTGAGACAGGTGCACCCAGACACTGGAGTATCCTCAAAGGCTATGTCTATCATGAACAGTTTTGTCAACGATATCTTTGAGAGAATCGCTGCAGAAGCTTCCCGTCTCGCTCACTACAACAAGAGATCTACCATCACATCTCGGGAGATCCAGACTGCAGTTCGTCTGCTCCTACCCGGTGAATTGGCCAAGCACGCTGTCAGTGAAGGTACCAAAGCCGTCACAAAGTACACCAGCAGCAAGTAA